From Orcinus orca chromosome 3, mOrcOrc1.1, whole genome shotgun sequence, a single genomic window includes:
- the ATPSCKMT gene encoding ATP synthase subunit C lysine N-methyltransferase isoform X4, with protein sequence MWALESHCPGTPPETLKEERQSGCVPSTSLEGNSLKKSNWGFLLTGIVGGTLVVVYAVATPFITPAFRRICLPFVPATAKQIENVVKMLRCRRGPLVDVGSGDGRIVIAAAKEGFTAVGYELNPWLVWYSRYCARREGVQASAKFYISDLWKVTFSQYSNVVVFGVPQMMLQLEKKLELELEDEARVIACRFPFPHWTPAQVTGEGIDTVWAYDASSFRRSQN encoded by the exons GGACACCCCCAgaaacacttaaagaagaaagGCAGTCAGGATGTGTTCCATCTACAAGTCTTGAGGGCAACAGTTTGAAGAAAAGCAACTGGGGGTTCTTACTTACTGGCATTGTTGGGGGGACGCTGGTGGTCGTGTATGCTGTGGCCACACCGTTTATAACACCAGCCTTCCGAAGAATCTGTTTGCCTTTTGTACCTGCAACTGCAAAGCAGATTGAAAATGTTGTGAAAATGTTGCGATGCAGGAGAGGACCCCTGGTAGACGTCGGTAGTGGCGACGGACGTATC GTGATAGCAGCTGCAAAGGAAGGATTCACAGCTGTGGGTTATGAATTAAACCCCTGGCTCGTCTGGTACTCCAGATACTGCGCTCGGCGGGAAGGGGTGCAGGCATCGGCCAAATTTTACATCTCAGACTTGTGGAAG GTCACTTTTTCGCAGTACTCAAATGTTGTTGTCTTTGGCGTGCCCCAGATG ATGCTGCAGTTGGAGAAGAAGCTTGAGCTTGAACTTGAGGACGAGGCTAGAGTCATTGCTTGCCGGTTCCCCTTCCCACACTGGACCCCGGCCCAGGTCACAGGGGAGGGGATAGACACCGTGTGGGCCTACGATGCCAGTTCTTTCAGGAGAA gtcaaaattaa
- the ATPSCKMT gene encoding ATP synthase subunit C lysine N-methyltransferase isoform X1 codes for MWALESHCPGTPPETLKEERQSGCVPSTSLEGNSLKKSNWGFLLTGIVGGTLVVVYAVATPFITPAFRRICLPFVPATAKQIENVVKMLRCRRGPLVDVGSGDGRIVIAAAKEGFTAVGYELNPWLVWYSRYCARREGVQASAKFYISDLWKVTFSQYSNVVVFGVPQMMLQLEKKLELELEDEARVIACRFPFPHWTPAQVTGEGIDTVWAYDASSFRRMRSHCGLIHSFSKWLLSVCCIISFSNSMVNDMQVPESYGICVLEERQTNSSLMETGGLRLHWGERCPAV; via the exons GGACACCCCCAgaaacacttaaagaagaaagGCAGTCAGGATGTGTTCCATCTACAAGTCTTGAGGGCAACAGTTTGAAGAAAAGCAACTGGGGGTTCTTACTTACTGGCATTGTTGGGGGGACGCTGGTGGTCGTGTATGCTGTGGCCACACCGTTTATAACACCAGCCTTCCGAAGAATCTGTTTGCCTTTTGTACCTGCAACTGCAAAGCAGATTGAAAATGTTGTGAAAATGTTGCGATGCAGGAGAGGACCCCTGGTAGACGTCGGTAGTGGCGACGGACGTATC GTGATAGCAGCTGCAAAGGAAGGATTCACAGCTGTGGGTTATGAATTAAACCCCTGGCTCGTCTGGTACTCCAGATACTGCGCTCGGCGGGAAGGGGTGCAGGCATCGGCCAAATTTTACATCTCAGACTTGTGGAAG GTCACTTTTTCGCAGTACTCAAATGTTGTTGTCTTTGGCGTGCCCCAGATG ATGCTGCAGTTGGAGAAGAAGCTTGAGCTTGAACTTGAGGACGAGGCTAGAGTCATTGCTTGCCGGTTCCCCTTCCCACACTGGACCCCGGCCCAGGTCACAGGGGAGGGGATAGACACCGTGTGGGCCTACGATGCCAGTTCTTTCAGGAGAA TGAGAAGCCACTgtggactcattcattcattcagcaaatggtTATTGAGTGTCTGCTGTATAATAAGCTTTTCCAATTCAATGGTTAATGACATGCAAGTTCCTGAATCTTATGGGATTTGTGTTCTAGAAGAGAGACAAACAAACAG CAGCCTGATGGAGACAGGAGGGTTGAGGCTGCATTGGGGCGAGAGGTGCCCGGCAGTGTGA
- the ATPSCKMT gene encoding ATP synthase subunit C lysine N-methyltransferase isoform X2: MEEGGTPPETLKEERQSGCVPSTSLEGNSLKKSNWGFLLTGIVGGTLVVVYAVATPFITPAFRRICLPFVPATAKQIENVVKMLRCRRGPLVDVGSGDGRIVIAAAKEGFTAVGYELNPWLVWYSRYCARREGVQASAKFYISDLWKVTFSQYSNVVVFGVPQMMLQLEKKLELELEDEARVIACRFPFPHWTPAQVTGEGIDTVWAYDASSFRRMRSHCGLIHSFSKWLLSVCCIISFSNSMVNDMQVPESYGICVLEERQTNSSLMETGGLRLHWGERCPAV, encoded by the exons GGACACCCCCAgaaacacttaaagaagaaagGCAGTCAGGATGTGTTCCATCTACAAGTCTTGAGGGCAACAGTTTGAAGAAAAGCAACTGGGGGTTCTTACTTACTGGCATTGTTGGGGGGACGCTGGTGGTCGTGTATGCTGTGGCCACACCGTTTATAACACCAGCCTTCCGAAGAATCTGTTTGCCTTTTGTACCTGCAACTGCAAAGCAGATTGAAAATGTTGTGAAAATGTTGCGATGCAGGAGAGGACCCCTGGTAGACGTCGGTAGTGGCGACGGACGTATC GTGATAGCAGCTGCAAAGGAAGGATTCACAGCTGTGGGTTATGAATTAAACCCCTGGCTCGTCTGGTACTCCAGATACTGCGCTCGGCGGGAAGGGGTGCAGGCATCGGCCAAATTTTACATCTCAGACTTGTGGAAG GTCACTTTTTCGCAGTACTCAAATGTTGTTGTCTTTGGCGTGCCCCAGATG ATGCTGCAGTTGGAGAAGAAGCTTGAGCTTGAACTTGAGGACGAGGCTAGAGTCATTGCTTGCCGGTTCCCCTTCCCACACTGGACCCCGGCCCAGGTCACAGGGGAGGGGATAGACACCGTGTGGGCCTACGATGCCAGTTCTTTCAGGAGAA TGAGAAGCCACTgtggactcattcattcattcagcaaatggtTATTGAGTGTCTGCTGTATAATAAGCTTTTCCAATTCAATGGTTAATGACATGCAAGTTCCTGAATCTTATGGGATTTGTGTTCTAGAAGAGAGACAAACAAACAG CAGCCTGATGGAGACAGGAGGGTTGAGGCTGCATTGGGGCGAGAGGTGCCCGGCAGTGTGA
- the ATPSCKMT gene encoding ATP synthase subunit C lysine N-methyltransferase isoform X3: protein MWALESHCPGTPPETLKEERQSGCVPSTSLEGNSLKKSNWGFLLTGIVGGTLVVVYAVATPFITPAFRRICLPFVPATAKQIENVVKMLRCRRGPLVDVGSGDGRIVIAAAKEGFTAVGYELNPWLVWYSRYCARREGVQASAKFYISDLWKVTFSQYSNVVVFGVPQMMLQLEKKLELELEDEARVIACRFPFPHWTPAQVTGEGIDTVWAYDASSFRRMRSHCGLIHSFSKWLLSVCCIISFSNSMVNDMQVPESYGICVLEERQTNR from the exons GGACACCCCCAgaaacacttaaagaagaaagGCAGTCAGGATGTGTTCCATCTACAAGTCTTGAGGGCAACAGTTTGAAGAAAAGCAACTGGGGGTTCTTACTTACTGGCATTGTTGGGGGGACGCTGGTGGTCGTGTATGCTGTGGCCACACCGTTTATAACACCAGCCTTCCGAAGAATCTGTTTGCCTTTTGTACCTGCAACTGCAAAGCAGATTGAAAATGTTGTGAAAATGTTGCGATGCAGGAGAGGACCCCTGGTAGACGTCGGTAGTGGCGACGGACGTATC GTGATAGCAGCTGCAAAGGAAGGATTCACAGCTGTGGGTTATGAATTAAACCCCTGGCTCGTCTGGTACTCCAGATACTGCGCTCGGCGGGAAGGGGTGCAGGCATCGGCCAAATTTTACATCTCAGACTTGTGGAAG GTCACTTTTTCGCAGTACTCAAATGTTGTTGTCTTTGGCGTGCCCCAGATG ATGCTGCAGTTGGAGAAGAAGCTTGAGCTTGAACTTGAGGACGAGGCTAGAGTCATTGCTTGCCGGTTCCCCTTCCCACACTGGACCCCGGCCCAGGTCACAGGGGAGGGGATAGACACCGTGTGGGCCTACGATGCCAGTTCTTTCAGGAGAA TGAGAAGCCACTgtggactcattcattcattcagcaaatggtTATTGAGTGTCTGCTGTATAATAAGCTTTTCCAATTCAATGGTTAATGACATGCAAGTTCCTGAATCTTATGGGATTTGTGTTCTAGAAGAGAGACAAACAAACAG GTAG